The window CGTCGCGTAGACGTTCGCCGCTACCAGCCCACCTCCCCCCAGCATCAGCGCGACCGCCCCAATGGTCGCGCGTCGTGCGCCTGTTGGGCGTCTGCGCGTGTTGCGTCCCAAGGATCTACTCCTACGCTTCTGTTGGCCGGAGCCGGCATGGCAATCCCCCGCCCTATACGGAGGGGAGGCCCCGAGTGTTCAAACGTCCCGCGGATTCATAGAAACCTCTCATGAACCAGCCCACCCGAGGGCGCCATACGGCTTCTTGCTCCTCGTCCGCGTACGCCCTCCTCGTCCGGCAGGTGTACACGGCCGGACAATGTGACGGAGAGATACGGGCGCCTCCGAAGTGACGAGGACCTTACCCCAGAGAGCGGCGGCGAGCGCGCGTCGCGTCTGCGCCGCCTTCATCGCCAAGAAGCGGGCACCGACCGGGAAACGCCTTGCGGCGCCCGGCAGACAGACCTGCCGGGCGCCGCGAAGTCATGGTGTCGACGAGGATGTGCCACCGCGTACGTACTGGTGGCGGCCGGAGTTCGGCAAGAGCGGTTCAGTTACTGCCGGTAACCGATGAGGGCCGGCCCGTCGGCGGTCACCGGCGTGGTGCGCCGACGGTCACCAGCGAACGGGAAGTTCGCGGGCACCCCTGATCAACAGCCCCCGCATCCACGGCAACTCGGTCTCGTCGGCGTCCAGCCTCAGGTCCGGGCAGCGTTCCAGGAGGGTGCGGATCGCGATGCGGCCCTCCAGCCGGGCCAGCGGGGCGCCCAGGCAGTAGTGCAGGCCGTGGCCGAAGGCGATGTGGCCGCGGGAGTCCCGGCGGATGTCGAACCGGTCGGCCTGCTGGAAGCGTTCCGGATCACGGCCGGCGCCCGCCATGGCGATCAGGACGGTGGAGCCGGCGGGGATGGTCACCCCGCCCATCTCCACGTCCTCCAGTGCCAGTCGGTCCGTACAGTTCTCCACCGGCCCGTCGTAGCGCAGCATCTCCTCGATCGCGCCTTCCAGCAGACCGAAGTCGGCGCGCAGGTCGGCCAGTTGGCCGGGATGCGCGAACAGTGCCCGCATGCCGTTGCCGATCAGGTTGACCGTGGTCTCGTGGCCGGCGATGAGCAACAGCACGCACATGCCGATGAGTTCGTCGGGCGAGAGCCGGTCACCGCCCTCGTCCACGGTGTGGATCATCGCGCTCAGCAGGTCCTGGCCCGGCCGGCTCCGCTTGGCCGCGACCAGTTCGGCGAGGTACGCCGGCATCTCCTGGTAGGCGCGTGCCTCCGACTCCGGACTCGTACGGGCGACCATCTCGTTGGACCAGGCGCGGAAGGCGTCCCGGTCGAGCGCGGGCACGCCGAGCAGTTCGCAGATGACGGTCATGGGCAGGGGAAAGGCGAAGGAGGCCACCAGATCCGCCTGCCGTTCCTCCCCCGCGAGCATCGCGTCCAGCAACTCGTCGGCGATCTGCTG is drawn from Streptomyces liliifuscus and contains these coding sequences:
- a CDS encoding cytochrome P450 family protein; translated protein: MSAGPVVDLQQLGGDFARDPYPVYAELRAAGPVHRVLDTDGEEVWFVVGYDACRAAFTDPRLSRDWRKSGNIGQIVNTEQDQPALAHMLMSDPPDHTRLRRLVAREFTPRRIDALAPRVQQIADELLDAMLAGEERQADLVASFAFPLPMTVICELLGVPALDRDAFRAWSNEMVARTSPESEARAYQEMPAYLAELVAAKRSRPGQDLLSAMIHTVDEGGDRLSPDELIGMCVLLLIAGHETTVNLIGNGMRALFAHPGQLADLRADFGLLEGAIEEMLRYDGPVENCTDRLALEDVEMGGVTIPAGSTVLIAMAGAGRDPERFQQADRFDIRRDSRGHIAFGHGLHYCLGAPLARLEGRIAIRTLLERCPDLRLDADETELPWMRGLLIRGARELPVRW